Proteins from a genomic interval of Desulfovibrio sp.:
- a CDS encoding tRNA methyltransferase: MRERTDNRKQRILDVLARRQKDLTVVLNNIHDPHNVSAVLRSCDAFGVGEAHLLYTDTAFPQLGHKSSASAKKWVELKRHKSARELVEGLRANGHQVLSTGFGPGAKPVEDWDMTTPTAVILGNEHDGVAEELQGLVTDHIYIPMQGMVQSLNVSVAAAVILYEAFRQRMVKGMYDEPGLTAEEIQAKYEAWIKK, translated from the coding sequence ATGAGGGAACGTACAGACAACCGCAAACAGCGCATCCTGGATGTCCTGGCCAGAAGGCAGAAGGACCTGACAGTGGTGCTGAACAACATTCACGATCCGCACAACGTCTCTGCCGTGCTCAGGAGCTGCGACGCTTTCGGAGTGGGTGAGGCGCACCTTTTGTATACCGACACCGCCTTCCCGCAGCTGGGGCATAAAAGCTCGGCATCGGCCAAGAAATGGGTGGAACTCAAGCGCCACAAGTCCGCCCGTGAACTGGTGGAAGGGCTTCGGGCGAACGGACATCAGGTGCTCTCCACGGGATTTGGCCCCGGGGCAAAACCCGTGGAAGACTGGGACATGACGACACCCACGGCGGTCATCCTTGGAAACGAGCATGACGGCGTGGCCGAGGAACTGCAAGGCCTTGTGACGGACCACATCTACATCCCCATGCAGGGCATGGTGCAGAGCCTGAACGTGTCCGTGGCCGCCGCCGTTATCCTCTACGAGGCGTTCAGGCAGCGCATGGTCAAGGGAATGTACGATGAGCCTGGGCTGACGGCCGAGGAGATCCAGGCAAAGTACGAGGCCTGGATCAAGAAGTAG
- a CDS encoding glycosyltransferase, with protein MSEPSRDNMGFFPDFDPEDLARLAGPLPTWGLSTESPWQQWGLAEGIVRGAPGNQVLMSAAAGLLAWSWQQRPLYAPALALLLTLDGEQKFLSPKNRSYLQALKKRLRPLPPHELWDDIKTSGNSDELPQFLEQAVQGQNGTAWIGEAWDEIVRLSDRDKAANIIRIGAGDDLLSTRLLAELDYHHGLDFDTQFDSTPFAPWAGYMAGRLAALSGDFAHAAACWRSLHTAMPWNVNLTLLLHDAVRIPSSDELPRERAAILAYSWNKAELISQTLESVFASDIGDNPVFVLDNGSTDETPQALQAAMDRFGKDRLTVVTLPVNVGAPAARNWLLSLPEVRACRYAAFLDDDVILPRHWLATLLKAAARHPECGVVGCTIRDHEHPHGLQSADYHLLHRLPGEAGDEPGERLRVFNNCTGALDAGLFAYERPCLSVSGCCHLLDLTLLDSVGTFDVRFTPTQFDDLDRDIRCFLAGKPCLYAGRLAIDHVQRSSLRQASSPAQVAHILGNKIKLEAKYDNTALDMMIAKNFEMVWRDLLQKQAELS; from the coding sequence ATGAGCGAACCCTCCCGAGACAACATGGGATTCTTTCCCGATTTCGATCCAGAGGATCTTGCCCGGCTGGCCGGGCCGCTGCCAACATGGGGACTCTCCACGGAAAGCCCCTGGCAGCAGTGGGGGCTGGCCGAAGGGATAGTGCGCGGAGCCCCCGGCAATCAAGTCCTTATGTCAGCAGCCGCAGGCCTTCTTGCCTGGTCCTGGCAGCAGCGCCCGCTATACGCCCCTGCGCTCGCCCTGCTTCTCACCCTGGACGGCGAGCAGAAATTTCTTTCCCCAAAGAACCGCTCCTACCTACAAGCACTCAAAAAGCGCCTGCGCCCACTGCCGCCCCATGAACTCTGGGATGACATAAAAACCTCGGGAAACAGCGATGAGCTTCCGCAATTCCTGGAACAGGCGGTGCAAGGACAGAACGGCACGGCCTGGATCGGCGAAGCCTGGGATGAGATAGTCCGTTTATCTGACAGGGACAAGGCCGCAAATATCATCCGCATCGGCGCTGGAGATGATCTTCTATCGACCCGGCTTCTGGCCGAGCTCGACTACCACCACGGCCTCGATTTCGACACTCAGTTCGATTCCACCCCGTTCGCCCCCTGGGCGGGGTATATGGCTGGCCGCCTGGCCGCCCTGTCGGGCGACTTCGCGCACGCCGCAGCCTGCTGGCGTTCTCTGCACACGGCCATGCCCTGGAACGTGAACCTGACCCTGCTGCTCCACGACGCGGTCCGGATTCCCTCCTCCGACGAACTTCCGCGAGAGAGAGCAGCCATTCTGGCCTACTCCTGGAACAAGGCGGAACTGATCTCGCAGACCCTGGAAAGCGTTTTTGCCTCCGATATCGGGGACAACCCGGTATTCGTCCTGGACAACGGCTCCACGGACGAAACCCCTCAAGCGCTTCAGGCCGCCATGGACCGTTTCGGGAAGGATCGGCTGACCGTGGTCACCCTGCCGGTGAACGTGGGCGCGCCCGCGGCCAGAAACTGGCTGCTCTCGTTGCCAGAGGTCCGCGCCTGCCGCTACGCCGCCTTCCTGGACGACGACGTGATCCTGCCTAGGCATTGGCTGGCCACGCTCCTTAAGGCCGCGGCGCGTCATCCGGAATGCGGGGTCGTCGGGTGCACCATCCGCGATCATGAACATCCGCATGGCCTGCAATCAGCGGATTACCACCTGCTCCACCGCCTTCCCGGAGAAGCCGGAGACGAACCCGGCGAACGGCTGCGTGTTTTCAACAATTGCACCGGGGCCCTGGACGCCGGGCTTTTCGCCTATGAACGCCCCTGTCTGTCGGTTTCCGGATGCTGCCATCTGCTGGACCTGACTCTTCTGGATTCTGTCGGGACATTCGATGTGCGTTTCACTCCCACCCAGTTCGACGATCTCGACCGCGACATCCGCTGTTTCCTGGCGGGAAAGCCCTGCCTGTACGCCGGACGCCTGGCCATCGACCACGTGCAGCGGTCCAGCCTGCGCCAGGCGTCCTCACCGGCCCAGGTGGCCCACATTCTGGGCAACAAGATCAAGCTGGAAGCCAAGTACGACAATACCGCACTGGATATGATGATAGCGAAGAACTTCGAGATGGTTTGGCGGGACCTGCTTCAGAAGCAGGCGGAGTTGAGTTGA
- a CDS encoding L-threonylcarbamoyladenylate synthase: MASEIVSGSPDPQLDRAAKAVAGGGCIVYPTETFYALGARVGSAQALERVNAIKGRPRSKPLPVIIGAMEQLGQVLSEDAPDWPGYGLARELMEQFWPGSLSIIVPARAGLASQLLDGRGFVSVRLTPHPQARELCLLAGSPLAATSANVSGDPAVSDIGKLSPAVCLGAEYVLAGNPQPAGGLPSTVLRPTDGRSAVLYRLGAVGEEALMSLGITLTSDG; encoded by the coding sequence ATGGCCTCTGAAATTGTTTCGGGTTCCCCTGATCCACAACTCGATCGGGCAGCAAAAGCTGTCGCAGGGGGCGGGTGCATCGTCTACCCCACGGAAACCTTCTACGCTTTGGGAGCCCGCGTGGGAAGCGCCCAGGCCCTGGAGAGGGTGAATGCCATCAAGGGCAGGCCGAGGTCAAAGCCCCTGCCGGTCATCATCGGCGCCATGGAACAGCTGGGACAGGTTCTTTCCGAAGACGCGCCGGATTGGCCCGGATACGGGTTGGCCAGGGAACTCATGGAGCAGTTTTGGCCAGGCTCACTCTCCATCATCGTGCCTGCCCGAGCTGGCTTGGCCTCCCAGCTTCTGGACGGGCGAGGCTTCGTATCCGTTCGCCTCACCCCGCACCCGCAGGCTCGCGAGCTGTGCCTGCTCGCAGGCTCCCCCCTGGCAGCCACCAGCGCCAACGTCAGCGGCGATCCTGCCGTGAGCGACATTGGGAAGCTGAGCCCGGCGGTCTGCCTGGGAGCGGAGTATGTTCTTGCAGGTAATCCTCAGCCCGCCGGGGGGCTTCCCTCAACGGTGCTGCGGCCCACGGACGGCAGGTCAGCAGTCCTGTACCGGCTTGGGGCTGTGGGTGAAGAGGCGCTTATGAGCCTGGGCATCACCCTGACCAGCGACGGGTAA
- a CDS encoding glycosyltransferase family 9 protein: MKSIPTTPVSDKVILIHNGAIGDFLNVWPSAWAMRKALPTARLCWAGCGDRLRWLEPLGFSPCPPEIRRALDRLHGAALWTDELEDWLAFWFVIDKAPNIAPDSRCWFVKAIGGGSDCRPAAHVRECYASNLSSYGIPTPEGWLKDFRRYFASGLKPGNTVLLFPGAGHPTKQWPLVQYFQLAGMLRQAGFEPVCVVGPAELERGMDLQGMSVAAPGSLEELEELILTARAVVGGDTGPMHLAGMLGVPGVSLFGPTSFAQWSPVGMREVSLALPCSPCTATCADLSCGNARCLGELPPALVMEELAMAIKQNEKVFQGPGIP, translated from the coding sequence ATGAAATCTATACCTACAACACCTGTGTCTGACAAGGTGATTCTCATTCATAACGGAGCCATCGGCGATTTCCTGAACGTGTGGCCATCGGCCTGGGCCATGCGCAAGGCTCTGCCCACGGCACGTCTCTGCTGGGCCGGATGCGGCGACAGGTTGCGCTGGCTCGAGCCTCTCGGATTCTCACCCTGCCCACCCGAAATAAGACGCGCTCTGGACCGCTTGCACGGTGCGGCGCTCTGGACCGACGAACTCGAGGACTGGCTCGCGTTCTGGTTCGTGATCGACAAGGCTCCGAACATCGCTCCGGACAGCAGGTGCTGGTTCGTGAAGGCGATTGGCGGCGGTTCCGACTGTCGGCCAGCAGCCCACGTCCGGGAGTGTTACGCTTCGAATCTGTCCTCTTATGGCATACCGACTCCGGAGGGCTGGCTCAAGGACTTCAGGCGATATTTCGCATCCGGCTTAAAACCGGGGAACACGGTGCTCTTGTTTCCGGGAGCCGGACATCCGACCAAGCAGTGGCCCCTGGTTCAATATTTTCAACTGGCCGGGATGCTGCGCCAGGCGGGCTTCGAACCTGTTTGCGTGGTTGGTCCGGCGGAACTCGAACGCGGGATGGATCTTCAGGGAATGAGCGTGGCCGCCCCTGGCAGCCTGGAGGAACTGGAAGAGCTGATTCTGACCGCCCGCGCCGTGGTGGGAGGCGATACCGGCCCCATGCACCTTGCAGGCATGCTCGGAGTGCCAGGAGTGTCCCTTTTCGGGCCCACCAGCTTCGCCCAATGGAGCCCGGTGGGCATGCGCGAGGTGAGCCTTGCTCTTCCCTGCTCACCCTGCACCGCCACCTGCGCGGACCTGAGTTGCGGGAATGCGCGCTGCTTGGGTGAATTACCTCCAGCGCTGGTCATGGAGGAACTTGCGATGGCGATCAAACAAAATGAAAAAGTCTTTCAAGGCCCTGGTATTCCTTGA
- a CDS encoding NUDIX hydrolase gives MDTQETSFCELCGRSLPVYSNPTPTVDIIIACPGRKVVLIERKNTPFGWALPGGFVDYGETVEHAAIREALEETGLEVELTGLFGVYSDPKRDARKHTLSVVFTAQPLDVSKLGAGDDAARAGIFPLDDLPGPLVFDHETILSDYVHSFRRLNGA, from the coding sequence ATGGACACACAGGAAACATCGTTCTGCGAACTCTGCGGCCGGTCTTTGCCGGTCTACAGCAATCCGACACCAACGGTGGATATCATCATTGCCTGCCCCGGGCGCAAGGTTGTACTTATTGAACGCAAGAACACGCCGTTTGGTTGGGCCTTGCCCGGCGGTTTCGTGGATTACGGAGAGACAGTGGAGCACGCAGCGATTCGAGAGGCGCTGGAGGAAACCGGGCTTGAAGTGGAACTGACCGGCCTCTTTGGAGTGTACTCCGATCCAAAACGCGATGCGCGCAAGCACACCTTGAGCGTGGTGTTCACCGCCCAGCCCCTGGACGTGTCGAAACTGGGTGCAGGGGATGATGCGGCCAGGGCGGGAATATTTCCCTTGGACGACCTGCCTGGGCCTCTTGTTTTCGATCACGAGACGATTTTGTCGGATTACGTGCACTCGTTCAGACGTTTGAACGGTGCGTGA
- the glgA gene encoding glycogen synthase GlgA, whose amino-acid sequence MPFHHKIVFIASEIYPFSKTGGLGDVLGALPLTLRKMGVDVAVITPFYGRLSTGEFKLRLLSSRCPVGYPWAPITAEIYVADYSGLPVYFIQRGEYFDRRFYYNTHEGDYFDNCERFIFFCRACLEWARRMDVAPQLIHVHDWQAGLVPAFMHFWRRIDPFWRDTKTMLTIHNLAFQGRFASRLFADCGLPTEAWNMDGVEFWGDFNLLKAGIAYSDLVSTVSPTYAREILTPEFGCGLEGILGKRKAFLRGILNGADYNVWDPSNDRYLPCTYGAEDFSNKDNCKESLLDEMDLDPRLGDRPVLGFIGRLRRQKGIDLLIDILPQLMKMDVGVVVLGEGNLEFEARLMELMEDYPGRLAVRIGYTEDLAHRIQAASDIFLMPSRYEPCGLTQIYALRFGTPPVATNLGGLTDTIVPYPNPKCTGFTFPEATAEAFLASIRQAVDVFERPDEWDKIKERAMLADFSWERSAARYLEVYRELGIDV is encoded by the coding sequence ATGCCATTTCATCACAAGATAGTTTTCATCGCCTCGGAAATATATCCGTTCTCGAAGACGGGCGGCCTGGGGGACGTGCTGGGGGCCCTGCCGTTGACGCTTCGCAAGATGGGTGTGGATGTCGCTGTCATCACCCCCTTCTACGGGCGATTGAGCACCGGCGAATTCAAGCTTCGCCTCCTCTCGTCCCGCTGCCCGGTGGGGTACCCCTGGGCGCCTATCACCGCGGAAATCTACGTCGCCGACTACAGCGGCCTCCCCGTATACTTCATCCAGCGCGGCGAATACTTCGACCGCCGTTTCTACTACAACACCCACGAAGGCGACTATTTCGACAACTGCGAACGCTTCATATTCTTCTGTCGGGCCTGCCTGGAATGGGCCCGGCGCATGGATGTCGCGCCGCAGCTCATCCACGTGCACGACTGGCAGGCAGGTCTGGTGCCGGCCTTCATGCACTTCTGGAGGCGCATCGACCCGTTCTGGCGCGACACCAAGACCATGCTCACCATCCACAACCTGGCTTTCCAGGGGCGTTTCGCTTCAAGGCTCTTCGCGGATTGCGGCCTGCCCACTGAAGCCTGGAACATGGACGGAGTGGAATTCTGGGGCGACTTCAATCTTCTCAAGGCCGGCATCGCCTACTCCGACCTGGTCTCCACGGTGAGCCCCACCTACGCACGGGAGATTCTCACTCCGGAGTTCGGCTGCGGCCTGGAAGGGATTCTAGGCAAACGCAAGGCCTTTTTGCGAGGCATTTTAAACGGCGCGGACTACAACGTGTGGGATCCGAGCAATGACCGCTATCTGCCCTGCACATACGGGGCTGAGGATTTCTCCAACAAGGACAACTGCAAAGAGAGCCTGCTGGACGAGATGGACTTAGACCCCCGCCTTGGAGACAGGCCAGTTCTGGGCTTCATCGGTCGGCTGCGCCGCCAGAAGGGCATCGACCTGCTTATCGATATTCTGCCCCAGCTCATGAAAATGGATGTGGGCGTGGTGGTGCTGGGCGAGGGCAACCTCGAGTTCGAAGCGCGGCTTATGGAACTCATGGAAGACTACCCCGGCAGGCTGGCGGTGCGAATCGGCTACACCGAAGACCTGGCCCACCGAATCCAGGCTGCATCGGACATCTTCCTTATGCCCTCGCGCTACGAGCCCTGCGGCCTGACCCAGATTTACGCGCTCCGGTTCGGCACCCCTCCCGTTGCTACCAATCTGGGCGGCCTGACCGACACCATCGTTCCGTATCCCAACCCGAAGTGCACGGGGTTCACCTTTCCCGAGGCCACTGCGGAAGCCTTTCTCGCAAGCATCCGCCAGGCCGTGGACGTGTTCGAGCGTCCGGACGAATGGGACAAGATCAAAGAGCGGGCCATGCTCGCGGATTTTTCCTGGGAGCGCTCGGCTGCACGTTATCTGGAGGTGTACAGAGAGCTCGGTATCGACGTCTAA
- a CDS encoding SAP domain-containing protein produces the protein MNMQDIRRMAKDKGARISNMNKVDAIRMIQLTEGNFDCFARADSGHCDQGDCLFMEDCIKISMKSN, from the coding sequence ATGAACATGCAGGACATCCGTCGGATGGCCAAGGACAAGGGCGCCAGGATCAGCAACATGAACAAGGTCGACGCCATCCGCATGATCCAATTGACCGAGGGCAACTTCGACTGTTTCGCCAGGGCTGATTCCGGGCATTGCGACCAAGGCGACTGCCTTTTTATGGAGGACTGCATCAAGATCTCCATGAAAAGCAATTGA
- the glgB gene encoding 1,4-alpha-glucan branching protein GlgB — protein sequence MSLSSPIDIPSFDLYLFGRGEHWDIYRILGAHPHELAGEGGFRFAVWAPNADAVCVIGEWNGWEFGRDYLHPVGASGIWAGFIGGVARGQLYKFAIRDKAGHVHVRTDPYAFYAEMRPGNAAVAWGLGGHQWQDDEWMRSRATAGLPLDKPVSIYEVHLGSWRWKGPYYGDFLSYRELADQLIAYVSELGFTHIQLMPVAEHPLDESWGYQTGHYFAPTSRFGSPEDFKYFVDRCHQAGLSVLLDWVPGHFPKDVWGLGRFDGTPVYEHADPRQGEHPDWGTFVFNYSRHEVRNFLLANALYWLEEFHLDGLRIDAVASMLYLDYSRKDGQWVPNVHGGKENLEAIAFLRDLNTVVHKRYPGAVMAAEESTAWPGVSRPVYAGGLGFTFKWNMGWMNDTLGYFSKDPVFRAYHQNNLTFSMLYAFHENFILPMSHDEVVHGKGALLSKMPGDDWQKFANMRCFLSYMWSHPGKKLLFMGGEFGQWREWSSREPLDWALMNFPNHQGLARTVKDLNTLYRSEPAFHQLDNEWSGFEWIDLSDYQSSVISFLRKDRDGSQVMCVFNFTPVVRTHYSLGSRHDGYWREVFNSDATEYGGSGAGNAGGVHAQKAEIGLWPFFVSLTLPPLGAVFLKAE from the coding sequence TTGTCCCTGAGCTCCCCCATCGACATCCCCTCTTTCGACCTCTACCTCTTCGGGCGGGGCGAACACTGGGACATCTATCGGATTCTTGGCGCCCATCCACATGAGCTGGCCGGGGAAGGGGGCTTCAGGTTTGCGGTTTGGGCTCCCAACGCTGACGCTGTCTGTGTGATCGGCGAGTGGAACGGGTGGGAGTTCGGCCGGGATTATCTGCATCCCGTGGGAGCCTCGGGCATCTGGGCCGGATTCATCGGCGGGGTAGCGCGGGGACAGCTCTACAAATTCGCCATCCGCGACAAGGCCGGACATGTCCACGTCCGCACCGACCCCTACGCTTTCTATGCCGAGATGCGTCCCGGCAACGCCGCAGTTGCCTGGGGCCTGGGCGGCCACCAGTGGCAGGACGATGAATGGATGCGCAGCCGGGCGACCGCCGGTCTCCCCTTGGACAAACCCGTCAGCATCTACGAGGTCCACCTGGGCTCCTGGCGCTGGAAGGGGCCATACTACGGGGATTTCTTAAGCTACCGCGAACTGGCTGACCAACTGATCGCCTATGTGAGTGAACTGGGCTTCACCCACATCCAGCTCATGCCGGTGGCCGAACATCCCCTCGACGAATCCTGGGGATACCAGACCGGCCACTATTTCGCCCCCACCTCCAGGTTCGGCTCGCCGGAAGACTTCAAGTATTTCGTGGACCGCTGCCATCAGGCCGGTTTGTCCGTGCTTCTGGACTGGGTTCCCGGGCACTTTCCCAAGGACGTCTGGGGGCTTGGCCGGTTCGACGGCACACCTGTGTACGAGCATGCGGACCCCCGCCAGGGCGAGCATCCGGACTGGGGCACCTTCGTATTCAACTACTCGCGCCACGAGGTCCGCAATTTCCTTCTGGCCAACGCCCTCTACTGGCTGGAGGAATTCCATCTGGACGGGCTTCGCATCGACGCCGTGGCCAGCATGCTCTACCTGGATTACTCCAGGAAGGACGGCCAGTGGGTGCCCAATGTGCACGGCGGCAAGGAGAATCTGGAGGCCATCGCCTTTTTGCGGGATCTGAACACGGTGGTGCACAAGCGCTATCCGGGCGCGGTCATGGCGGCCGAGGAATCCACTGCCTGGCCCGGTGTTTCCCGGCCGGTCTATGCCGGAGGGCTCGGGTTCACGTTCAAGTGGAACATGGGCTGGATGAACGACACCCTGGGTTATTTTTCCAAGGACCCCGTGTTTCGGGCCTACCACCAGAACAACCTGACCTTCTCCATGCTCTACGCCTTCCACGAGAACTTCATTCTTCCCATGTCCCACGACGAAGTCGTTCACGGAAAAGGGGCACTGCTTTCCAAGATGCCCGGGGACGACTGGCAGAAGTTCGCCAACATGCGCTGTTTTTTAAGCTACATGTGGTCGCATCCTGGAAAGAAACTCCTGTTCATGGGCGGAGAGTTCGGGCAGTGGCGGGAATGGTCCAGCCGCGAACCCCTGGATTGGGCGTTGATGAATTTTCCGAACCATCAGGGTCTGGCCCGGACAGTCAAGGACCTGAACACGCTCTACCGGAGCGAACCGGCCTTCCACCAGCTGGACAACGAATGGAGCGGCTTCGAGTGGATCGATCTTTCGGATTACCAATCTTCGGTGATCAGCTTCCTTCGCAAGGACAGGGACGGCTCCCAGGTGATGTGCGTGTTCAACTTCACCCCGGTGGTGCGCACACACTATTCGCTCGGTTCCAGGCATGACGGGTACTGGCGTGAGGTTTTCAACTCGGACGCCACCGAGTACGGAGGGTCCGGTGCGGGCAACGCCGGCGGTGTGCACGCCCAGAAGGCCGAAATCGGCTTGTGGCCGTTTTTCGTGTCTCTTACCCTGCCGCCGCTAGGGGCGGTGTTCCTCAAGGCTGAATAA
- the pdxA gene encoding 4-hydroxythreonine-4-phosphate dehydrogenase PdxA has protein sequence MIRTILLTLGDPNGLGPELVCRWLATIPELHERVVLIGPEAALAYHAKRLGIGTLWKRTGDGPGLLERQAPGVCLLEPEDLESFTPEPGMLSAAGGRCAGLSLSKACDILMRGDAQAVVTCPLNKAGLQEAGFDFPGHTEFLAERAGVGRDGVCMHLCGPRLRVSLVTTHPPLRQVPQLVTEEKVLNCLELTSQHVRRLGLPGPVAVCGLNPHAGESGKIGDEEARVIVPAMERARAKGLDVAGPFPADTVFRRAYNGEFPAVLAMYHDQGLAPLKLVHFGEAVNVTLGLPFVRTSVDHGTGYDLVGSDCADMGSFLAAVELARELAGAR, from the coding sequence ATGATCCGTACAATACTGCTGACTCTGGGCGATCCCAACGGGCTCGGCCCGGAGCTTGTCTGCCGCTGGCTGGCCACCATCCCGGAACTTCACGAGCGCGTGGTCCTCATCGGTCCTGAGGCGGCACTCGCCTATCACGCGAAACGGCTTGGGATAGGCACCCTCTGGAAACGAACAGGGGACGGTCCGGGACTTCTGGAGCGCCAAGCTCCGGGCGTATGTCTCCTGGAGCCGGAGGACCTTGAATCCTTCACCCCCGAACCCGGCATGCTCTCGGCCGCGGGCGGGCGGTGCGCCGGTCTCTCCCTATCAAAAGCCTGCGACATCCTGATGCGCGGGGACGCCCAGGCAGTGGTCACCTGTCCGCTCAACAAGGCGGGGCTGCAGGAGGCCGGCTTCGATTTCCCGGGGCATACGGAATTTCTTGCGGAAAGGGCCGGAGTGGGCCGCGACGGTGTGTGCATGCACCTGTGCGGGCCAAGGCTCAGGGTGAGCCTGGTGACCACCCATCCCCCCCTGCGCCAGGTTCCTCAACTGGTGACCGAGGAAAAGGTTCTCAACTGCCTGGAGCTGACCTCTCAGCATGTGCGGCGCCTTGGACTGCCCGGGCCCGTGGCCGTGTGCGGGCTGAACCCTCATGCCGGGGAATCCGGCAAGATAGGGGACGAGGAGGCCAGGGTTATTGTTCCAGCAATGGAGCGGGCCCGGGCCAAGGGGCTTGACGTTGCCGGGCCTTTCCCGGCGGACACGGTTTTCCGCCGCGCCTACAACGGCGAATTCCCGGCCGTTCTGGCCATGTACCACGACCAGGGCCTAGCTCCCCTGAAGCTGGTGCACTTTGGGGAGGCGGTGAACGTCACCCTTGGGCTGCCCTTTGTGCGTACGTCCGTGGACCATGGAACCGGCTACGATCTTGTGGGGAGCGACTGCGCGGATATGGGGAGCTTTCTGGCCGCGGTGGAGTTGGCGAGAGAGCTTGCTGGAGCGCGCTGA
- a CDS encoding FAD-binding protein has translation MLPASTDVLVLGAGLAGLRAALSCLQSAPGLTVTVVSLLPGPSGSSFANQNDALGIHACLNDREREAYAREVLSLNRGAWLSLPLLTLQAEESEARLQDLIALGMPFANDSSGALSPRSSCFSPESRRAYIFSPLSKAYDCFITKLNSLGCRFAHHWLPAAILGNPVNGALFVPAVGGEPTTVSAKAVVVALGGPARLFKHSMAGPGVPGYGHGLLARAGAEMKNLGFLQYMWGTVPGKSFWQPAAMAGGGYGIVNPDGRTIRPEDHIADFADLCAQRSGHCPYGYGLDDSALDLFLAQGLGQEATVALAPPGNGEIRVAPMAHASNGGAVIDANGETSIPGILACGECATGMHGSNRIGGAMVLATQVFGHRAGERVAWIAQNTSIPSADHDGKMHTDEVEREDGLTWLAQGLSRYAVLGGRPGHEAFAAELRQRLAKARDWRLSLSLETGLGIATSLPC, from the coding sequence ATGCTCCCCGCGTCGACAGACGTTCTGGTTCTGGGCGCCGGGCTGGCGGGTCTGCGCGCCGCCCTTTCCTGCCTTCAATCCGCTCCAGGCTTGACCGTCACGGTCGTAAGCCTCTTGCCAGGCCCTAGCGGGTCCTCCTTCGCAAACCAAAATGACGCCCTGGGAATCCACGCGTGCTTAAATGACCGCGAGCGCGAAGCGTACGCGCGCGAGGTTCTCTCCCTGAACCGGGGGGCATGGCTTTCTCTCCCGCTGCTCACTCTTCAGGCGGAAGAATCGGAAGCCCGCCTGCAAGACCTGATCGCCCTGGGGATGCCCTTTGCCAATGATTCTTCCGGAGCCCTGTCTCCCCGCTCCTCGTGCTTCTCCCCTGAAAGCAGGAGAGCCTACATTTTCAGCCCTCTCTCAAAAGCCTACGACTGCTTCATCACCAAGCTCAACTCCCTCGGCTGCCGTTTCGCCCACCACTGGCTTCCTGCCGCAATTCTTGGCAACCCCGTGAATGGGGCACTTTTCGTACCCGCAGTTGGCGGAGAGCCCACGACTGTCTCTGCCAAGGCCGTTGTGGTAGCCTTGGGAGGCCCTGCCAGGCTTTTTAAACATTCAATGGCGGGGCCAGGTGTACCGGGATATGGCCATGGCCTGCTGGCCAGGGCAGGCGCGGAGATGAAGAACCTGGGCTTCCTGCAATACATGTGGGGGACGGTGCCGGGAAAAAGCTTCTGGCAGCCGGCGGCAATGGCTGGCGGTGGCTACGGAATCGTCAACCCGGATGGCCGGACGATACGGCCTGAAGACCACATCGCGGACTTTGCCGATCTCTGCGCCCAGCGCTCAGGACATTGCCCCTACGGGTACGGGCTTGACGACTCCGCGCTGGACCTTTTCCTGGCCCAAGGGCTGGGCCAGGAGGCAACGGTTGCACTCGCCCCGCCGGGAAACGGCGAGATACGGGTGGCGCCCATGGCCCATGCCAGCAACGGCGGGGCAGTAATCGACGCGAATGGTGAGACCAGCATCCCAGGGATCCTTGCCTGCGGTGAATGCGCCACGGGCATGCACGGTTCCAACCGTATAGGCGGAGCCATGGTGCTGGCTACCCAGGTTTTCGGGCACCGGGCCGGGGAACGCGTGGCGTGGATAGCGCAAAACACTAGCATACCCTCAGCGGATCATGATGGGAAAATGCATACTGACGAGGTTGAGAGAGAGGACGGTCTGACCTGGCTGGCTCAGGGGCTATCCCGATATGCGGTCCTGGGCGGCCGCCCCGGACACGAGGCATTCGCGGCTGAACTTCGTCAACGGCTCGCCAAAGCTCGCGATTGGCGGCTTTCACTCAGCCTGGAAACGGGGCTGGGGATCGCCACAAGCCTGCCTTGTTGA